The DNA region AAGTAACagtgaaaacacaaattgcgatAAGAGTAAAACATGCCTAGTAACAGTCAGAACAATTTAAATAACTATAACATCTCAAATAGCAGTAAAACATATCTAGTAACGGTAAAAATATTAGATTAACTGGTAAAAATCTCAAGTAAACTGTTTAATACCATATCAAGTAAAATGACTTGTCCCACATGCCATTTTAAAGCATCGGTAacatatttattttcaaaatcatatataaaccatgcaagttatgaaaacacaaattgtggtaagattactactcataATACTCGTGTGAAATACCAACTCGTCACCTCGAGCGATCCTTATGACTTTCTCCAATCAATCTATAACCACATCAACATCGATCTCGTGTTAATTGCCTCATTTGGGTTAAATTCATTACTAATTTAGGATACCCAATCCTCGGAGTTTTATATTTTATCATCAATTCACCTatcttattttatattttctcGAGATACATCCATTGACTCTCTGTAACTCCTTATAGGCGTATTTTTAGTCGAAAGGAAGACGAAACATATTTTTATATCGAGCTTTACATTGGTACTGAAATCTCTAAATGAATAAGAATTCGATTTATTTGGAGAGCAAGAACAGTAATTGCTGCAAAGTGCTTTATAAGCATTCATGACTCCTCCACAGATTGTTAAAGATTAACAAAAGTTTTACATATCTTTCCTTGTTCCACTGACTTTTGCCAATCTCATTATCTAACTCTAACAATTAAAATATATTCTCAAATTAGTGGAATATAGTACCTTAAAATTTGAACAAATAATGGCTTCTTTTGCGGCACCAAAATGTTTTCCCAACTATCCTTCTGTATTTTGGCTTTTACCTTAACCCTTGACCCGTCAAAAtccctttttcttttactttgacTCAGCCCAAAGCCTTTCACGTTAGTTTGGCCCATTATAactctttctttctttcgttttttttttcatttgttagCTTTGTTTGACTTttcctcctccccccccccctccccccttttTTTTGGCTTAATTAGTTGCTAAGTGACAAATATATCCTTGTTTAAAATTATGGGTTATTACATACTTCTACTAGCCAAAATATTAATCAAACTATCACATGCACTACATAAAATTATGATAAAGATTCCAATTGTGTCCTCGATCTGGATCACAATGGCCGAACATAATATTTTAGATATATGTTCATTATTGAATGACGGATATAATCTACATATCAATTACACGGTAAAGGCTATTTGAAATTTATGAGTTCTAAACTTATCAGTAAATTCATAAATTATTGGATTcgtaattaaattttttattacatTAAGGGTAGCAGAATGGAAAGCGGGGAACGAGATTATACAATACGGGTAATCAAACCCTTATCGATAAGATAAATATTTAAATAGCCTACCAATTAAACTACTAACAACTTGTTTCGATAGTTGTTACTTATTATACAATGTTGTATTGTTACTTTAGACACAATATTCGTTTTGACTGTTACtaaaattttattgtattgtatggAACAATGGATTTGGTGTGGTGACGTTGTTACTTTACTTTTTTCTTTCATCTTGTCttttcttattattaaataattatattttatcttttaccctatttttttaatataataacTCTATTGTGTAtcctattttttcttagtaatattgtaagtttattcttcatattgttggtgtgTGACATCATGAAACGACGGTAAaaaatacaatctatccaaacattatatttatCAAATAATACAGTACAATATAATACGATCCGTTATAAAACGATAAGTAACAACATTAATCCAAACAAACCGTAAGATTTTAATACAAATAGAGAATCTAAACAAAAGATACTGCATTTCTTGGGAGGTAATACTCTTACTTCCGCCCCCACACGGGGCTTCCCATTTCCAAGCATCTCTATATATAGTAGACTACGCACTTCAAGTTTTCAAGCAAAAGCATTCTTCAATGGCTTCTCTATCTTTAACTAAagtatctttctttcttttagtaATAATCTTAGCTTTCCATTCTTCTCCTTCTGCTGCCAAAAGGAAATGCGGTATAACTTCTGTTTACCAATTCGGCGACTCTCTCGCTGATGCAGGAAATGCCATTCGTATCCCGGATGTCTCCCTGATATTAAGCACTGGCAAACTTCCTTATGGCGAAACCTTTTTTAACAAACCTACAGGCCGCGCCTCAGACGGCCGTATCATTAATGatttcattgtctctactctcaATCTTCCTTTCCTAAATGCTTATTTGAACAACGGTACTTCTTTCCGCCAAGGTGCTAACTTCGCTGTCTCTGGTGCCACGGCGTTAAATAACACTTTCTGGGCTGCTCAGAATGTTAATTTGCGTCCCTGGAACAAGTATCTCGATGCTCAATTAGATTGGTTCAAATCTCATCTGCAGTCCACCTGTGGCTCCAATTGTAGACAAAATCTCAAGAATTCTCTCGTTATATTGGGAGAATTCGGTGGAGTTGACTACTTCAACTGTTTTTTCTCAAACAAGCAAGAACCTGAGATCCGGAGATATGTTCCTCTTGTTGTTGCTGAAATTACGAGAGGAATAAGAGATGTGATTAAACTAGGAGCAACTCGAATTTTGGTTCCAGGAGTTTACCCTTTCGGATGTTTACCTGTTTACTTGACAAGTTTTGCTGTGCCTAATGCAACTGCTTACAATCCATTGGGTTGCTTGAGAAATTTGAATGCTTTCTCTTCATACCACAATACTGAGCTGAAAATAGCTCTAAAAAGTTTACAGTGCGAGTTCCCAAATGTTAGAATCGTTTACGGGGATTACTACGGAGCGCTTATGACTGTTCTTCGTCGGGCTACTAGATTTGGATTTAATCAGAACACATTGCTCACTGCGTGCTGTGGAGGCGGCGGCGGACAATACAATTATGGGAAACCATGTGGATCAGATGGTGCTACAACTTGTCCTAATCCGTCTCGATACGTCAATTGGGATGGTATTCATTTGACAGATGCAGCTCATCATCGTATGGCAAACATTATCGTCAATGACATACTTCCAAAGTTCGTGTATCATAACGTTGAAGATGCAGGTGTACTCATGTCTAGTTATTGAGTTTcaaagtttctttttcttctacttttattttgatttggcgGTCGATCGGAAACAGTCTCACTGCCTTCACAAGGTaagggtaaagtctgcgtacactctacacTCTACCCAGACCCTactttgtgggattacactgaatTTGTTGTCGTccttgttattgttattgttgttattgttgttgttgttgttgttgttgttgcatttgtttgttttgattatgATGAGATGTATTGGTGAAAAAGAAATTAATGAAATGAATGATTGTTGTTTGCCCCCCAAAAAAgttaagggtctgaataaaataaagttgtctgaaagaaagcacacacctaagataaagtagaaggggattTCAGAGCTGCGAACACCGTGCAGCTATAgatgtgtgctttctttcagacagctttatttttattcagacccttgtttgtattattctagaagcccgtgcacttgtgactccagttctgcgatggtatttagacatcgttattattttggtttgtttACTTTAATTCAGATATTATTCCACTTGTTTGGTTTCTTTACTATTTAACTaagatgaattgttaaaaatggttaaaatttATTCTAAcgctggcttgcctagcaagtgaaatgttaggcgccatcacggttccgaatgtgggaatttcgagtcgtgagatgttacacctcatatttttgtacgtgagagtacatcataagtcaattgatgtaatcTCAGAAATGATATCGCCTTTGAAAgaacataaagtaagttaatcatgttacattGGAGGTTCCAAATCTTTAAGACCATGGATAACAACTACCAAGATTGTTGAAAGGCTTAGGAgctaagcaaattgaagaaaaaatatttcgtcgaatgtcgacaagttaggaatattataacatgtacttttggggtgatactagggttcttaacatgataaaggggttatgttatgagttattttattcgtatgatagtcgtgtgttatattttgaagtcaagcgagttttgGAACAAAaattggcaaaggtcatcacaagttacattcataatatgctgaatattaggtcaaatataacagagcttttctcctaatatacttggaattatagaatgatccacatatcaaattgaagatatacgagtctagtttctaacgtatTAAACTGTTTGTCGATACTACATCATAGTAGAGAGCTAATTGTAGTTTCGCGAGACTGCACAGACTgtataggtgacaagtaggtgagTCACTAAAGCGTTTTGAGCAATACCTTTTGTGTGTTATATAAGGTCTTTTTggaatatattatatatataattgaacgtatttgaatctagtttccaacacttTCAACCGTTTATTCATACGATATCCGTATAAAAAGATATAAACGTTGGAAGAAGGGCTAATGCTAGAGTGCCAAGTAGCACCGTTTTGACTTTTCAACAAATTGGATATTTATATCCCTTATGTCGTCTCTTTCTTCCCTTTTCCAGAAACCACGACCAAATAAGGCCCATAAACTTatccttaagctctctacaaggaTTTCGTagaagattaacatcccgggtacgaaatcaagaagcgataacattagaacgatccctacgacataagtatcgcaatatcgcctctctttttctttgtagtttgagttttggaaggtatttaatagttaagaaaatgcctactttctgtatttaagattTTCAATATCAAGAAAGGTTGATAAATGTGTTTCtcaatagttagaactcacgagACGGTGATCAGAAGCCGTGAATTCgagttattcgacttgtagtggactgttttgtgggctgtttcttGTTGTTTTTGGACTGTCTATTTTGCTAatgtttaatggagttttggaggagaaattATGTGGAGAAACACCCTATTATGGCGAAATGGTTGATTAGtcattttttgtaatatttttggggtgtttgacactactatagtTGTCATTTTTGGGTATGAAGTGATTGGGGTGTGTTGaactgttgtaagctaaatataacatgGATTTCGACTTGAATCCACTATaggaggtaattatattgtgttcttgcatgttcttaaggttatcttgatgttgttTAAGTTAAATAGATGGGATATACATGAAGTAGTGAATAAAGTTACTAATTGAGGATAATTGGAATTGtgaattattttctttattataaatatatggtataaggctggaatcattgatgaatgacttcattatcatgttaatgatacggTTAAGTTaaattaagaagtctataaggggtgatatggggtatatAGGTTTCAATcagagcttgccgctcgtcgtgaagtaaTTGTGACTTGTTATTGTTAtatgtcttgttattgataattatgtattgttgGATTGCTCtagtcattgttgttggtatattatattggaggaggctctcgttgtaggggagatgctgcccaaatttacataaacgagttactagtttaagttgcggacttagcctttactcagcgtagtgattttgaatctccttatgctatggtacaTTGAGTTgggttgtttgaagaattgcttggaaggtattaaggactcaatggagctaaggtatgttaagtctatcctcTCTTTCCTATTGGCAAGGGTACAAACGATAAAGAATTGCTTGGAatgtattaaggactcaatggagcTAAGGTATtaagaattgcttggaaggtattaaggactcaatggactCAAtggatccatatgatacaaacgaaacgagcaaacgcagaactttcacaaatgactatattcttagaagtactagaggtgcctatgttcttgattcctcatgtgtcctattattatgtCGTCTcttcataggtctcagaaaatacttaagttgataaagtttatttcatgatattaaccgaaggcatattgatcttatgacatccctttattgacttacttcttatgcattgcattcaattatacatgtacattgacccatgaccagatggcgttatatacgcgtatattatatgtatatggaatatgggaaaaggttatggcgttataaaTGCACCTCCACCTGATCAACTAGtctacgttgatgatttcgcccatagaggacgagatgatatgatgggatgccctcagaggcttaatgatgttatgtatgcaCATATCTATGCATGATGTggcatttatacacatatgcatgacattataaatgtttcacgattcacaaagctattcaaactcacaggttgagttctttactccttGTTTCTTTTATATCTTTAATATATTGCTTTCATgttttacatactcagtactttatttgtactgacgtccttttttcttggggacgctgtgtttcatgccctcaggtctcgatagacaagttgagagtcatcctagtaggctatcagctcagtggaaggtgttagtgcactccacttgctttggagttgcctatttggtcagtatgatttggacatgtattgattgctatggcggggccctgtcctgacctttatgacgtttatgcaCTCTTAGAGGcgtgtagacatatgtcatgtatatagatgattgtatggccttgtcggcctatgttttgagtgtacaaatgatcatgtcagccttataggcccatatgtcacatgtataagtttgtattccatgttgggtcatcctatttcgagtattcccttatgttttattctggttatatcatgtcagcccatttacccatgatggtatgataagaaagatacgttacgttggtgctcggttaggtaaggcaccaggtgcccgtcgcagcccatcagtttgggtcatgacaaaagtgatatcagagcagttctgtcctaaggagtctacaagccgtatctagtagagtcttgtttatgggtgtgttgtgcatcacacttataagtaggaggctatagggaatttagggctgtcactctttctttttaccCTAAAATCAtgtagtagagctcagttgtaagaattcaaacttctaaattctattttatttgtaatacaaTGATATCTACATCcaaaaagacagttggtaagagattgaatatggctgtggaagagttgagtcagaggatttcgattttgcatcatgctcataatgagtaaatgtgaggtctttatcagatcatgtgtatactaagatgtgtaagcttcttgataaagaGCCCTAAGGAAAGAATATCTATTCACCCATCTggtaaaaagaaataagagaatcagaaggtagatacaagtttcagcaagtaaaagaagcaagatgaagaagggtagaAGGtccctagttaatgaagattattagtatttacaattcaggtagagaaatataagcattttgagttccCTTCAACAATAATAGAGATATATaaaattggccacacccatcttagttatgccctatgggatcTAACATATATTATTTAAGATAAGGATctgatatcaggatccagttggggttagaataacccaaaatggtggatggattgttagcattagctgacatttctgaaggatattgaaaacgtggtaatagttctccttatgagacacccagatggtgcactatAGAATAGTAaagttagatatgaatactaacATGTTCATAAAATTCAGAGGGTAGGCActgaatcctagaagggataaatatttaccttagtatggtaCCCGTCCCTAGCCAAGAGAGAATGCTAGGCGACCCGAAAAGCCAGTgtatggagcaaggggagctaaaagcgaaagaatattttgttgaagtttttagaagaAAGTGagagacagaaatattagcaggagaataataagagagtaaatgaagcctTATGAgtagatgtgataaatggatgataacggtaaatcaaaatatgataggATTATAtattctatagtcaagtgaaggaaaatacaagaggtgacaggccccGAGGCAATACAAttgtataagccataaagtcataccctCATTTTGAGAAATGGGTTGGTGACTCatacgtgattaccagaagaaaaagttagacccccggagtaatataaattagtattggctagtgaataagataaaccGAACATGAATTCGGTACCGaaagatttgataatagtcgacatcgtgagaatttcagagatcgcgttccggcaataatagaatagacaacagaagaataacctctaaaggtcattcaggaagacgcttccctaaagcaagcactgtgagcagaTTTAAGCTTAAGGGATTAAGTGTTCTAGTTACACTAGGCGTCACCCTCGTGCCTAAAATAAAATTCAGCTATCCCAGGTATAGAAGGGTTACCGTAAGGCGAATAAaagtcattgatgatgtgaaaagattcCAAATATTCAGAGGTAAAACATTTACAGGTAGATAGCACTAAATCTTGGTACTCCCATAAAGGGGAAAGATGgtgtgatgtggtattaagtcggagttaagtagttcaggtaactatggattggtaaaggaagaatgtggtaaaaaggcgaACGTGATGAGGTTGTATTTATTCTGATCCtacagaacattatgcaagcacgacgtcggggagaggcagtaagggttccagcactagatgttattgataaataagtgcgaataaacacttgatacataaggagccaatgCGAGAAATAACTTCAAACAAAGGACATATACCAAGGGAGATaacgcagaatatagatatgggaatagaccaacgagtagttagtagttgatttacgaagagtctagttatggctagacaagagaatacagacaaatcagcagattgtgcaagataaacatagtgaaacccaacataaggaattcagtctcgcaaatatgatgaCATTGTAATCCTTGAGAAAC from Nicotiana tabacum cultivar K326 chromosome 24, ASM71507v2, whole genome shotgun sequence includes:
- the LOC107789057 gene encoding acetylajmalan esterase-like, with translation MASLSLTKVSFFLLVIILAFHSSPSAAKRKCGITSVYQFGDSLADAGNAIRIPDVSLILSTGKLPYGETFFNKPTGRASDGRIINDFIVSTLNLPFLNAYLNNGTSFRQGANFAVSGATALNNTFWAAQNVNLRPWNKYLDAQLDWFKSHLQSTCGSNCRQNLKNSLVILGEFGGVDYFNCFFSNKQEPEIRRYVPLVVAEITRGIRDVIKLGATRILVPGVYPFGCLPVYLTSFAVPNATAYNPLGCLRNLNAFSSYHNTELKIALKSLQCEFPNVRIVYGDYYGALMTVLRRATRFGFNQNTLLTACCGGGGGQYNYGKPCGSDGATTCPNPSRYVNWDGIHLTDAAHHRMANIIVNDILPKFVYHNVEDAGVLMSSY